The Lacerta agilis isolate rLacAgi1 chromosome 5, rLacAgi1.pri, whole genome shotgun sequence genome has a segment encoding these proteins:
- the TFDP2 gene encoding transcription factor Dp-2 isoform X2, with protein MVTQMHITEATGWVPGDRKRTRDFMESDFSESKRSRKGDKNGKGLRHFSMKVCEKVQRKGTTSYNEVADELVSDFTNSNGHLATDSVYDQKNIRRRVYDALNVLMAMNIISKEKKEIKWIGLPTNSAQECQNLEIEKQRRIERIKQKRAQLQELILQQIAFKNLVQRNQQNEQQTQGAPALNSTIQLPFLVINTSKSTVIDCSISPDKFEYLFNFDSTFEIHDDTEVLKRMGMSLGLETGKCSSADLRAAKSLVPKALESYVTDMSTGIYCLNQGLVLNSAQAVSALATAEDTALFKSSGNPGLCLDSEVALATGQLLAPSSQQSSSATSHYSESRGETPCSFNDEDEDEDDSSSPE; from the exons gGATAGAAAACGAACTCGAGACTTTATGGAATCAGATTTTTCAGAAAG TAAAAGAAGCAGAAAAGGAGATAAAAATGGAAAGGGTTTGAGACATTTTTCAATGAAAGTATGTGAAAAGGTCCAGCGTAAAGGCACAACATCTTATAATGAAGTTGCAGATGAGCTGGTATCGGATTTTACAAACTCTAATGGCCACTTAGCTACAGATTCA GTTTATGATCAGAAGAATATTAGGCGGAGAGTTTATGATGCCCTCAATGTATTGATGGCGATGAACATTAtttcaaaggagaaaaaagaaatcaaatggaTAGGTCTTCCTACAAACTCGGCTCAAGAATGTCAAAACCTTGAG ATAGAGAAACAGCGACGTATAGAACGTATAAAACAGAAGAGAGCTCAGCTGCAAGAACTTATACTTCAG caaattgctttcaaaaatttgGTACAAAGAAATCAACAAAACGAACAACAGACTCAGGGTGCTCCAGCTTTGAATTCTACAATACAACTGCCTTTTCTAGTAATAAACACAAGCAAAAGCACCGTCATAGATTGCAGCATTTCTCCTGACAA ATTTGAATACCTTTTTAATTTTGATAGCACTTTTGAGATCCATGATGACACTGAAGTATTAAAGCGAATGGGAATGTCACTTGGCCTAGAGACAGGCAAATGCTCATCGGCAGACCTAAGAGCTGCTAAATCACTAGTGCCTAAAGCTTTAGAAAGCTATGTCACAG ATATGTCTACAGGAATTTACTGCTTGAACCAGGGACTAGTTTTAAATTCAGCTCAAGCAGTTTCTGCTTTGGCCACAGCTGAGGATACTGCTCTTTTTAAGTCAAG TGGAAATCCAGGGTTGTGTCTAGATTCTGAAGTGGCCTTAGCAACAGGCCAGCTGCTGGCTCCCAGCAGCCAACAGTCCAGCAGTGCAACATCACACTACTCAGAGTCACGTGGTGAAACCCCCTGTTCCTTCAATGACGAGGATGAGGATGAAGACGACTCTTCTTCACCAGAATAA